A genomic segment from Bradyrhizobium diazoefficiens USDA 110 encodes:
- a CDS encoding glycoside hydrolase family 28 protein, whose translation MTKRFRNWALLSILASMVVGPAAKAQDRRTIAEPVAPDTVCDRPVPSGKNDTVSLQEAIEHCPDGAAVYLGRGEFHSGPLEMKSGVTLWVGRGATLIAIPEPAAYDKGLGQCGRIAEKGDGCRPFISFSKTRGGGIYGEGIIDGQGGALIGGGAETWWQLARRAQAQGGNQNAPRLIQVDHAQDITFSGVTLRNAANFHVAMNRVEGATFWALTIDSPADARNTDGIDLGASQDVTITHSWIRTGDDNVAIKAGDNGSSSHISIIDNYFGWGHGMSIGSEVNSGARDILVRNLTLDGTTSGLRIKSDVGRGGLVENVTYEYVCLRGNRWPLAFDAKYDPRAQGTRIPVYRQIVLRHVHGDTGVLLMRGIDERHALDVTLEDVRFANSATWQLEHANVSANHSDVWPPLPGRATQPPLRGSEVCSKAFRDGNR comes from the coding sequence ATGACAAAGCGTTTTCGCAACTGGGCCCTATTGTCCATACTCGCCTCCATGGTTGTCGGCCCCGCCGCAAAAGCGCAAGACCGCCGGACTATCGCCGAACCTGTTGCACCTGATACGGTCTGTGATCGCCCTGTGCCTTCCGGCAAGAACGATACAGTTAGCCTACAGGAGGCCATTGAACATTGCCCCGATGGCGCTGCAGTTTATCTCGGGCGCGGCGAGTTTCACTCAGGTCCACTCGAGATGAAATCGGGCGTGACCTTATGGGTCGGACGCGGTGCGACACTGATCGCCATCCCCGAACCTGCCGCTTACGACAAGGGCCTCGGACAATGTGGTCGCATTGCGGAAAAGGGCGACGGTTGCCGGCCATTCATCAGCTTTTCTAAAACGCGCGGCGGCGGTATCTACGGAGAGGGCATCATCGATGGTCAGGGCGGCGCGCTGATCGGCGGCGGCGCGGAAACCTGGTGGCAGCTAGCCCGCCGCGCCCAAGCCCAGGGCGGCAATCAGAACGCCCCACGCTTGATCCAGGTCGATCATGCGCAGGATATCACGTTCTCTGGTGTCACCTTGCGCAACGCTGCCAATTTTCATGTCGCGATGAACCGGGTTGAAGGTGCCACGTTTTGGGCCCTCACGATCGATTCGCCGGCGGATGCCCGCAATACCGATGGCATCGATCTTGGCGCCAGTCAGGATGTGACCATCACCCACAGCTGGATCCGTACGGGTGACGACAACGTCGCAATCAAGGCCGGCGACAATGGTTCAAGCAGCCATATCTCGATCATTGATAATTATTTCGGCTGGGGGCATGGCATGTCGATCGGCAGCGAGGTGAATTCCGGGGCCAGAGACATATTGGTGCGTAATCTGACACTGGATGGTACGACGTCGGGCCTGCGCATCAAGAGCGATGTTGGTCGAGGCGGTCTGGTCGAGAACGTGACTTATGAGTACGTGTGCCTGAGGGGCAACCGGTGGCCGCTGGCTTTCGATGCAAAATATGATCCGCGCGCTCAAGGCACGAGGATTCCGGTCTATCGGCAAATCGTTCTCCGTCATGTGCATGGCGACACTGGTGTGCTGCTGATGCGCGGCATAGACGAGCGGCATGCCCTGGACGTGACACTCGAAGATGTTCGATTTGCCAATTCCGCGACTTGGCAACTTGAACATGCGAACGTCAGCGCAAATCACTCTGACGTATGGCCCCCGCTGCCCGGACGAGCTACACAACCGCCGCTGCGCGGATCGGAGGTATGTTCCAAGGCATTCCGCGACGGCAATCGGTAA
- a CDS encoding Wadjet anti-phage system protein JetD domain-containing protein has translation MARRFTDAIGLLNDLLNRFEAGAASPIAHPDYPAFPSVVAADAFLKQIREAESAGAVSLGWGRGPMRDQVAHVRLASAEILYRYLRRTPASRIAEDAAVRLVAGAAMHDSLKNSASQVAEVWGRGKTWHGVASSDVETLRDAFVLAQAILANKHLGVDYKTFSRRTVGHSKTLERIEGAVVRLLSGILEFPPGARPREALRAIGLERFAPPLLIAGKIDLDGADLSGISPLYLGITPKEADRVRFREPPAYVLTIENFASFNRHIAEADPGRLGTTMYVGGYPSLATQQALRTIAGLVSEQTPIFHWSDIDPDGTWIFHTIERAVDRPIRAHLMSVEVAERLGQVPFKKSAPARCPPDSGIAALAAYLAKDGAKTLEQEELDPVLPEFH, from the coding sequence ATGGCTCGGCGTTTCACGGATGCGATCGGCCTGCTGAACGACCTGCTCAACCGCTTCGAGGCGGGGGCCGCAAGCCCGATCGCCCACCCGGACTACCCCGCTTTCCCATCAGTAGTCGCGGCGGACGCCTTCCTGAAACAGATCAGGGAAGCCGAAAGCGCCGGCGCGGTCTCCCTTGGTTGGGGGCGGGGCCCCATGCGCGACCAAGTGGCACATGTGCGGCTGGCCTCGGCGGAGATCCTATACCGATATCTCCGCCGTACCCCCGCGTCGCGCATCGCGGAGGATGCCGCTGTGCGGCTTGTCGCCGGGGCGGCGATGCACGACTCTCTGAAGAACAGCGCTTCCCAAGTCGCCGAGGTATGGGGGCGGGGGAAAACGTGGCACGGGGTTGCTTCGTCCGATGTCGAGACACTGCGCGACGCGTTCGTTCTCGCCCAGGCCATCCTGGCTAACAAACATCTTGGCGTCGACTACAAGACCTTCTCGAGACGAACGGTGGGGCACAGCAAAACGCTCGAACGGATCGAAGGCGCGGTCGTGCGGCTCCTGAGCGGCATCCTGGAGTTTCCCCCCGGCGCGCGGCCACGCGAGGCGCTCCGGGCAATCGGCCTTGAGCGCTTCGCGCCACCGCTGCTGATCGCGGGCAAGATCGACCTCGATGGAGCCGACCTCTCCGGAATCTCTCCGCTGTATCTCGGAATCACTCCCAAGGAAGCAGATCGCGTCCGCTTCCGGGAGCCGCCGGCCTACGTGCTAACGATCGAAAATTTCGCAAGCTTCAACCGGCACATCGCCGAGGCGGACCCCGGCCGATTAGGAACGACCATGTATGTCGGAGGGTACCCCTCGCTTGCCACCCAGCAGGCGCTGCGGACGATCGCAGGATTGGTATCCGAACAGACGCCGATCTTTCATTGGTCGGACATCGATCCGGACGGCACCTGGATCTTCCACACCATCGAGCGCGCCGTCGACCGGCCGATCCGTGCCCACCTCATGAGTGTCGAAGTTGCCGAGCGTTTGGGACAAGTGCCGTTCAAAAAATCCGCACCCGCTCGATGTCCACCGGACTCCGGTATCGCAGCTCTGGCAGCGTACCTGGCGAAAGATGGAGCCAAGACGCTCGAGCAGGAAGAACTCGATCCAGTCCTGCCAGAGTTTCATTAG
- a CDS encoding pectinesterase family protein: MRIFVSSAALLAGCFCIAAAYAHPLLVSHAGNADYHSVQQAIDALPAEGGNVRIAPGIYREKVKITKSGVHLAGTGNKPEDTVIVYGDGAVNVGGTARSATLDAPSDDFRLENLTIQNDYALNPANPPSQAVALSVTGDRDVITRVRLLGAQDTLFAGKGPNGRMSRQYFSNCYIEGHVDFIFGNAKVWFRQCELHGIANQAVIYTAQSKATPDEDSGYVFDHCRLSADPAARYIALGRPWRSYATVVFLSTKIDARVIAEGWREWAPGETNKLSTSYYAEYRSFGIGANPSGREPHSHQLKDGEAARWSLRVFFAGVTDWLPTNHQVRTKSNVHGEGVPRRSSDE; encoded by the coding sequence ATGCGAATTTTCGTTTCCTCCGCTGCACTTCTGGCGGGATGTTTCTGCATCGCCGCGGCGTACGCTCATCCACTGTTGGTGTCGCATGCCGGAAATGCAGACTATCACTCCGTGCAGCAAGCCATCGACGCATTGCCGGCGGAAGGCGGAAACGTCCGGATCGCGCCAGGCATCTATCGCGAGAAGGTTAAAATCACGAAATCCGGTGTTCATCTCGCAGGGACTGGCAACAAGCCGGAGGATACGGTCATTGTGTATGGCGACGGCGCGGTCAATGTAGGAGGAACGGCCCGTTCGGCGACGCTGGATGCCCCTAGCGATGACTTCCGGCTCGAGAATCTGACCATTCAGAACGACTATGCCCTCAATCCGGCCAATCCACCTTCGCAGGCGGTAGCGCTGTCCGTTACCGGAGATAGGGACGTCATTACGCGCGTCCGCCTGCTCGGCGCCCAGGACACGCTGTTTGCCGGCAAGGGACCAAACGGTAGAATGTCACGACAATACTTCTCGAACTGCTACATCGAAGGGCATGTCGATTTCATATTTGGCAACGCCAAGGTCTGGTTCCGGCAATGTGAATTGCACGGCATCGCCAATCAAGCGGTCATCTATACCGCTCAGAGCAAGGCAACGCCGGATGAGGACAGTGGCTATGTTTTTGATCATTGCAGGCTAAGTGCCGACCCTGCTGCGCGCTATATCGCGCTTGGCCGCCCCTGGCGCTCCTACGCCACAGTGGTCTTCCTGTCGACAAAGATAGATGCACGAGTGATTGCGGAAGGCTGGCGCGAATGGGCTCCCGGCGAGACCAACAAGTTGAGCACGAGCTATTATGCCGAATATAGATCCTTCGGCATCGGTGCTAACCCATCAGGCCGCGAGCCTCATTCCCATCAACTGAAAGATGGCGAAGCTGCGAGATGGTCGCTGAGAGTGTTCTTCGCGGGTGTCACAGATTGGCTGCCCACGAACCATCAGGTTCGAACAAAGAGCAATGTTCACGGTGAAGGGGTTCCACGGCGATCCTCGGATGAATGA
- a CDS encoding SbcC/MukB-like Walker B domain-containing protein: MMELRHLTMVNWHLFDVADIDVRGHVGVLGENRSGKSTILDMAQVVLTGGSRRFLRLNAVAGDSGKSRSGSKRSVVDYCLGTLGEDQRRRDEARTYIALGFEDTEGARSPVTIGMALEARKSDSRETVLALFVAVGTVLSSKDFIEQRGKSQFPAQWEDVRARIVAAVGEGNFVNHRDRASDYVREYMRHLLPHSSFGEQNASALQKSIVNAMTLDHNQTATQFVRNYILEDSPIGIKELRESIQTYRNISETIRKMRLRLEALRALRGVLAALEEALETKFREEWVAKRATWLAARATNLDFKTKRRTEMARRDAAAKELEFIDDDVKAIDKEIERLTAAIAEHDAKTGRKSLQQTADVAGQAAHRASADFKARMENIRRLEPLRAMCADGFEDFVPALERLLTATAGADIGGVSDEVTAAEKSFAASGAKWLPKIDEARQRIIAELSGLRGRRDEVLERIRQHAAGGARAYLGDDTELLCRRLRQGGMVPRVLCDIIEVAEPEWVGAAEALLGRDREAVFVDRADISAATSIFKEGRREFRHASLVSLNKLEQFRAKPERGTFPSIFRSQDPDAMAFIMRRYGNVRLADTLDQFNRPGRAIMKDGLYDDGLVRSHRWIESSQYKIGKAAQANALRSLQDQAEELGRILIDKGKEAHAAEQAFAALKNICEGRNDLGACAAAFAAAQTEVAEAQARLDALDGAGDGGLRDKKRAQQKLKEKRLEERKTQQKAFGEHDGEVRSAERRLGEGENVPGSELNLRVARSIYRKFFPLYSTAKGRAVYRDRLDAAAQKGFAEKHRAIAEKALKDANVSDNERARIERRVRELLYDYFDQFGMSSQVGAESEPLREVKPWMEQLISDIESNELRQYERQARDAAEKASTLLRGEFINALTARIGKMERELKSLNRSLYAHPFHNERYSFHRTQMVEFQPILKIIEIAKTSPEALDMLFRGDVPDDFPHKDTIVALEALLEDPDKDFTQFEDYRNFYTFEIHMEDVATGRSTRWEQRRGTGSGAEQQVPIYVAIGASLAAVYGSAERRAGKPAGFALAMFDEAFSKMDGKNQRQMMSFYKNLGLQFVIAAPFEKRVAVLEHMDTIVEVDRIGEQSRATVVELKEKAKRELMAIDPDLMSEDELATRLAAE; this comes from the coding sequence ATGATGGAGCTACGCCACCTGACGATGGTGAACTGGCACCTATTCGACGTCGCCGACATCGACGTGAGGGGACACGTCGGGGTCCTGGGCGAGAACCGGTCCGGCAAATCCACAATCCTCGACATGGCACAGGTCGTTCTCACCGGCGGGAGCCGGCGGTTCTTGCGCCTGAACGCGGTCGCCGGCGATAGCGGAAAATCGCGCAGCGGCTCGAAGCGCAGCGTCGTCGATTACTGCCTTGGGACGCTCGGCGAAGATCAGCGCCGGCGCGACGAGGCGCGCACCTACATCGCGCTCGGTTTCGAAGACACGGAAGGCGCCCGGTCACCGGTCACGATCGGCATGGCGCTCGAGGCGCGCAAGTCCGACAGCAGGGAGACCGTGCTGGCACTCTTCGTAGCCGTCGGGACCGTTCTGAGCTCCAAGGACTTCATCGAGCAGCGAGGAAAGTCGCAATTCCCGGCGCAGTGGGAGGACGTGCGCGCCCGGATCGTCGCAGCGGTCGGCGAAGGCAACTTCGTCAATCATCGCGACCGGGCGAGCGACTATGTCCGCGAGTACATGCGCCATCTTCTGCCGCATTCGTCCTTTGGCGAACAGAACGCCAGCGCCCTGCAGAAATCAATCGTCAACGCGATGACGCTCGATCACAACCAGACGGCGACGCAGTTCGTGCGGAACTACATCCTCGAGGACAGTCCGATCGGCATCAAGGAGCTGCGCGAGTCGATCCAGACATACCGCAACATCAGCGAGACCATCCGGAAAATGCGCCTCAGGCTCGAAGCCCTAAGGGCGCTTCGGGGCGTCCTCGCCGCGCTTGAAGAGGCGCTCGAGACCAAGTTCAGGGAGGAATGGGTCGCAAAACGCGCGACTTGGCTCGCGGCGCGCGCGACAAACCTGGACTTCAAGACCAAGCGGCGTACCGAGATGGCGCGCCGGGACGCCGCAGCAAAAGAACTCGAATTCATCGACGACGACGTCAAGGCCATCGATAAGGAGATCGAACGCCTCACGGCCGCGATCGCCGAGCACGATGCCAAGACCGGCAGAAAGTCCCTGCAGCAGACCGCCGATGTGGCCGGGCAGGCGGCGCACCGCGCCTCGGCGGACTTCAAGGCTCGCATGGAGAACATCCGTCGCCTGGAGCCGCTACGCGCGATGTGCGCGGACGGTTTCGAGGACTTCGTTCCTGCGCTTGAGCGTCTTCTGACCGCCACCGCCGGGGCCGACATCGGGGGCGTCTCCGACGAGGTCACCGCGGCCGAGAAGTCCTTCGCGGCAAGCGGCGCCAAATGGCTGCCGAAGATCGACGAAGCGCGTCAAAGGATCATCGCGGAGCTTTCCGGCCTCCGCGGCAGGCGCGACGAGGTGCTCGAACGGATCCGACAGCACGCCGCCGGAGGGGCGCGCGCCTATCTCGGCGACGACACTGAACTCCTCTGCCGCAGGCTGCGGCAGGGTGGAATGGTCCCGCGCGTACTCTGCGACATCATCGAAGTCGCCGAACCCGAGTGGGTAGGAGCCGCCGAGGCGCTCCTCGGTCGCGACCGGGAAGCCGTGTTCGTGGACAGAGCGGATATCAGCGCCGCCACGTCAATCTTCAAGGAAGGTCGCCGCGAGTTTCGCCATGCATCGCTCGTGAGCCTAAACAAGCTCGAGCAGTTCAGGGCCAAGCCGGAGCGCGGCACTTTCCCCTCGATCTTCCGGAGCCAGGATCCGGACGCGATGGCCTTCATCATGCGCCGCTACGGCAACGTCCGTCTCGCCGACACGCTCGACCAGTTCAACAGGCCCGGCCGGGCGATAATGAAGGACGGCCTCTACGACGACGGACTCGTCCGGAGCCATCGCTGGATCGAATCCTCGCAGTATAAGATCGGAAAGGCAGCCCAGGCGAACGCCCTGCGATCCCTGCAGGATCAGGCCGAGGAGCTGGGTCGGATCCTGATCGACAAGGGGAAGGAGGCCCATGCCGCGGAGCAGGCTTTTGCCGCTCTGAAGAACATCTGCGAGGGACGTAATGATCTGGGGGCTTGCGCGGCCGCCTTCGCGGCCGCGCAGACTGAGGTCGCTGAAGCTCAGGCCAGGCTCGATGCCCTCGACGGCGCGGGGGACGGCGGGCTTCGCGACAAAAAGAGGGCGCAGCAAAAGCTGAAGGAGAAGAGGCTGGAGGAGAGAAAGACACAGCAGAAGGCGTTCGGCGAGCATGACGGCGAGGTCAGGTCGGCGGAGAGGAGGCTCGGAGAGGGCGAGAACGTGCCCGGCTCCGAACTCAACCTCAGGGTCGCCCGGTCGATATACCGCAAGTTCTTCCCACTCTACTCCACCGCGAAAGGCAGGGCCGTCTACCGCGACCGCCTCGATGCCGCAGCCCAAAAGGGCTTCGCTGAGAAACACCGGGCCATCGCCGAGAAGGCCTTGAAGGATGCGAATGTGTCCGACAACGAGCGCGCCCGGATCGAGCGACGGGTCCGCGAGCTTCTTTACGATTACTTCGACCAGTTCGGGATGAGTTCGCAGGTCGGTGCGGAAAGCGAGCCGCTGCGGGAGGTGAAGCCATGGATGGAGCAGCTGATCTCGGATATCGAATCCAATGAGCTGCGCCAGTACGAAAGGCAGGCGCGGGATGCGGCGGAAAAGGCCTCTACCCTGCTGCGCGGCGAGTTCATCAACGCGCTCACGGCCCGGATCGGAAAGATGGAGCGGGAGCTGAAATCGTTGAACCGTAGCCTCTACGCACATCCGTTCCATAACGAGCGATATTCATTCCATCGCACCCAGATGGTGGAATTCCAGCCCATCCTGAAGATCATCGAGATCGCCAAAACCTCTCCGGAGGCGCTCGATATGCTGTTCCGGGGCGACGTGCCCGATGACTTCCCGCACAAGGATACGATCGTCGCACTCGAGGCGCTGCTCGAGGACCCCGACAAGGATTTCACCCAGTTCGAGGACTACCGCAACTTCTACACCTTCGAGATCCACATGGAGGATGTTGCCACCGGCCGCTCGACCCGCTGGGAGCAGCGGCGCGGCACCGGGTCTGGCGCCGAACAACAGGTGCCTATCTACGTTGCCATCGGCGCTTCGCTGGCCGCCGTCTACGGCAGCGCGGAGCGTCGTGCCGGCAAGCCCGCCGGTTTCGCGCTCGCCATGTTCGATGAGGCCTTCTCCAAGATGGACGGCAAGAACCAGCGGCAGATGATGAGCTTTTACAAAAACCTCGGCCTGCAGTTCGTGATCGCGGCGCCGTTCGAGAAGCGCGTCGCCGTGCTCGAGCACATGGACACCATCGTGGAGGTGGACCGCATCGGCGAGCAGTCCAGGGCCACTGTGGTGGAACTGAAAGAGAAGGCCAAGCGCGAGCTGATGGCCATCGATCCGGACCTGATGTCCGAAGATGAGCTCGCCACCCGTCTGGCCGCCGAGTAG
- a CDS encoding DUF4194 domain-containing protein, whose protein sequence is MLSEFENVERSFGAEKAADLRKAQHFLLRRQFVFAGDPRTGTVYNTIMDGRFRDVVDGFFDSCGYRVHRDPEAQWAGIVAMDEDVPLPRMKLDETIVMLVLAAYWQQEVNVGAVEDRAVVVATLNDLFDRYREMAQHGGGGAISAARFRDILREVAQRSLVEIGDFDDEQQDCEIRIRPMIKLISGGDALQRLERYVRSEEARFPQPAGDEA, encoded by the coding sequence ATGCTCAGTGAGTTCGAAAACGTCGAGCGCTCCTTCGGCGCGGAAAAGGCAGCCGACCTCCGCAAAGCGCAGCACTTCCTGCTACGGCGGCAGTTCGTGTTCGCGGGAGACCCCCGGACCGGGACAGTCTACAACACGATCATGGACGGCCGCTTCCGCGACGTGGTCGACGGCTTCTTCGATAGTTGCGGATACCGCGTCCACCGCGATCCGGAGGCGCAGTGGGCCGGCATCGTCGCCATGGACGAGGACGTGCCGCTGCCCCGGATGAAGCTCGACGAAACCATCGTCATGCTGGTGCTGGCGGCATACTGGCAGCAGGAGGTGAACGTCGGAGCAGTCGAGGACCGGGCCGTCGTAGTGGCCACTTTGAACGACCTGTTCGATCGCTACCGCGAGATGGCGCAACACGGCGGCGGTGGCGCGATCTCGGCCGCCCGGTTCCGGGACATCCTGCGCGAGGTCGCCCAACGCAGTTTGGTCGAGATCGGTGATTTTGACGACGAGCAGCAGGACTGCGAGATCAGGATCCGTCCGATGATTAAGCTGATCAGTGGCGGCGATGCCCTCCAACGGCTCGAGCGCTACGTCCGTAGCGAGGAGGCGCGGTTTCCGCAGCCCGCAGGAGACGAGGCATGA
- a CDS encoding Wadjet anti-phage system protein JetA family protein — protein MTLFRHLHDDAFLAFSRDHKHLYAACLLDLHERFFSGAPSFPTPQQVVHAIYDVMRANPVLWNEGDDFGSLPEMISARRRRIRKADVALASEKGDKALGLARQLYARLLVWGWLEEEEYGLRVTVDMAMGPLLVLQRLASLNKDLSQRFGGLIVQIRLNLEAVEKLRPEITDRKQREAALAVREARNQADQFTKSLRAILADLKRVRRTVMESKTVATRLEAFFEEFIEQLLLKDFESILTVNHPYRFRDAIVDLARRISYSPETMQVLAEEYIASSMAADIEDGRMAAADDLLAIESIFDQIGEMFDRIEAFRRQLEARVRNTIKYAERGGQGLVGRAGGLVRRLDALLRDGRHHKATIEWSIEPLRSPWSEHHQAPARQPRRPVEARELAEPPSDPLYELRKKLRLEYIARIAPRPEDVRRFLEGQVPPFATREARFMEIDTVDDFLAFDCARRYALTGEVPAQVAAGFELEPCPDTPPHDSEWLRCANFLVKRSGALRKARAAHAQ, from the coding sequence TTGACCTTGTTCCGCCATTTGCATGACGACGCCTTTTTAGCTTTTTCGCGCGATCACAAGCACCTGTACGCAGCGTGTCTGCTGGATCTGCACGAACGCTTCTTTTCAGGCGCGCCGTCGTTCCCGACGCCGCAGCAGGTGGTCCACGCCATCTACGACGTCATGCGCGCCAACCCCGTCCTCTGGAACGAGGGCGATGATTTCGGCAGCCTGCCGGAAATGATCTCCGCGAGACGCCGCCGGATCCGGAAGGCCGACGTCGCGCTCGCTTCCGAGAAGGGCGACAAGGCGCTCGGTCTTGCCCGACAACTATACGCCCGGCTGCTCGTCTGGGGATGGCTTGAAGAGGAGGAATACGGGCTTCGCGTCACTGTGGACATGGCTATGGGACCGCTGCTCGTGCTGCAACGGCTCGCGAGCCTCAACAAGGATCTCTCGCAGCGATTCGGCGGCTTGATCGTGCAAATCCGCCTCAACCTGGAGGCCGTCGAAAAACTGAGGCCTGAGATCACCGACCGCAAGCAGCGCGAAGCCGCGCTCGCCGTCCGCGAGGCGCGCAATCAGGCCGACCAGTTCACTAAGAGTCTGCGGGCCATTCTGGCCGACCTGAAGCGCGTCCGACGGACCGTCATGGAGTCGAAAACAGTCGCTACCCGGCTCGAAGCCTTTTTCGAGGAGTTCATCGAACAGCTCCTGCTGAAGGATTTCGAGTCCATCCTCACCGTCAACCATCCATACCGCTTCCGCGACGCCATCGTCGATCTCGCGCGGAGGATCTCCTACAGCCCGGAAACCATGCAGGTCCTCGCCGAGGAGTACATAGCTTCCAGCATGGCAGCCGACATCGAGGACGGTCGAATGGCCGCGGCCGACGACCTGCTGGCTATCGAAAGCATCTTCGATCAGATCGGGGAGATGTTCGACAGGATCGAGGCCTTCCGCAGGCAGCTCGAAGCCCGGGTCCGCAACACCATTAAGTACGCCGAGCGGGGCGGGCAGGGACTCGTCGGCCGGGCCGGCGGCCTGGTGCGGCGCCTGGATGCCTTACTGCGCGACGGCAGGCACCACAAGGCGACAATCGAATGGAGCATCGAGCCGCTGCGGTCGCCCTGGTCGGAGCACCATCAGGCGCCGGCCAGGCAGCCGCGCCGTCCCGTCGAAGCAAGGGAGCTCGCCGAGCCGCCGTCGGATCCGTTGTATGAACTGCGCAAGAAGCTCCGCCTCGAGTACATCGCTCGCATCGCGCCCCGCCCCGAGGATGTCAGACGATTCCTCGAGGGCCAGGTGCCGCCATTCGCGACCAGGGAAGCCCGCTTCATGGAAATCGATACCGTGGACGACTTTCTCGCCTTCGATTGCGCCCGCCGATATGCGCTGACAGGCGAGGTTCCGGCGCAGGTCGCGGCCGGGTTCGAACTCGAACCGTGCCCCGACACGCCCCCACACGACAGCGAATGGCTCCGTTGCGCCAACTTCCTGGTCAAGCGATCGGGCGCACTCCGGAAGGCGAGGGCGGCTCATGCTCAGTGA